The sequence GTTAATAATCAGTGGGAAGTCGTTCTAAATGACAGCCATAATCGTCGTTTCACGGGCGCAACAGTAATGGATATGGCAGGCCCTCTGGCTTATACCTCTCTGCTCGAAACTCGTTATTCACCCGATGGCAGTCAAGCCCGCGGTACCTTAAATAACTGCGGCAATGGTTATACTCCATGGGGAACTTATCTCACTTGTGAAGAAAACTGGCCTGAGTATTTTGCAAACCGCGGTACTTTGAAACCCGATCAAAGCCGCATTGGTATCAGCAAAACCAGTACACGTTATGGTTGGGACCATCTTGCTGGCCATGATGAAGAACGCCTCGATGAATTTGCACGTTTTGATATCACTCCCAAGGGTGCAAATGCTCAAGATGATTACCGCAACGAAGCAAACGGTCATGGTTATATTGTAGAAATAGATCCGTTCAATCCTGCATCACGCGCAGTAAAACGTACCGCATTAGGACGTTTTCGCCATGAAGGTTGTACTTTTGGAAAATTAACTGAAGGTAAACCTGTGGTGTTTTATTCGGGTCATGATGCTCGTTTTGAATACCTCTATAAATTTGTTTCAGCGGCTGCTTGGGATGCAAAAGATGCCAATAGTAGCAATCGTATACAAACGGGTAATAAGTACATGGATGAAGGGACTTTATATGTTGCTAAATTCAACGAAAATGGCGGTGGTGTTTGGTTACCGTTAACCTTAGATAGCCAAACCTCAGACGGTAAAACACTCGGTGATACTTTCGCCAGCTTGGCTGATATTATTCTCAATACTGCAGGAGCCGCCGATCTTGTTGGCGCAACACCGATGGATCGTCCTGAATGGTGTGCTGTTGATCCCTTTACAGGTTCAGTCTATTTAACCTTGACCAACAACTCGAAAAGAACCGAAGCACATCCTGCAAACCCAAGACTTAAAAATAACTTTGGTCATATTATTCGTTGGGACGAAGGTGATAAAGTCACAGAGTTCACATGGGATATTTTTGTATTTGGTTCACCAAGTGATGGTAATGCCGAGACAAACTTATCAGGTTT is a genomic window of Shewanella putrefaciens containing:
- a CDS encoding PhoX family protein codes for the protein MSKATFDPTLYNKSNNEPFNQVLDKHLSRRNFVKSGLGLGAMTAFAGIGLTGCGSDSSPAPTPVDPVPTLPPTKSSAKLNFTSVAGARLDAVVIPEGYTAQVLAPWGTPLNSKAAPWKSDGSNTADDQANSVGMHHDGMHFFPLNDAGNDGLLCINHEYIDEDALHPAGPTVDATTGLRTIVDEIRKEINAHGVTVVRIKLVNNQWEVVLNDSHNRRFTGATVMDMAGPLAYTSLLETRYSPDGSQARGTLNNCGNGYTPWGTYLTCEENWPEYFANRGTLKPDQSRIGISKTSTRYGWDHLAGHDEERLDEFARFDITPKGANAQDDYRNEANGHGYIVEIDPFNPASRAVKRTALGRFRHEGCTFGKLTEGKPVVFYSGHDARFEYLYKFVSAAAWDAKDANSSNRIQTGNKYMDEGTLYVAKFNENGGGVWLPLTLDSQTSDGKTLGDTFASLADIILNTAGAADLVGATPMDRPEWCAVDPFTGSVYLTLTNNSKRTEAHPANPRLKNNFGHIIRWDEGDKVTEFTWDIFVFGSPSDGNAETNLSGLTDLNQFASPDGLAFDQRGILWVQTDNGAKEVAEETNDQMLAIVPSTLVDSQDKQLTVTANNQMELKRFFVGPNDCEVTGFAVSPDYTSMFINIQHPGNWPYSTNAAEQTPAGTTLRPRSATVLIRKQDGKQVGV